TCAATGGCTTCTCGGATAAACTCGCCGTCTTTGAAACGCGATATACCGCCGTTTGTAATCGCACCAGTCGTACCGTAAAGTTCCACGACACTCCCTGAATCCGAGTGGCTCATCCGAGAGCAGTCAATCTGGATCGTTTTTCCGCCTTCGCAGCCGAGGAGACCGGTGAAATAGTCCTCCGCTGCGCCTTCTGGCCCGTCATACTGTGGGTAAAGCACGTGCTTCGCAGCAAACGCCCACTCCGGTTTCGGACACCCCATCCACCACCACGTCAGGTTGAGTTCGTGCGAATAGTGCTGCCCTAACGAACCGCCCTTCTGTCCATAGACATGCAACCAGCGACTGTTCTCATCAAAGTCAGGGATGAAATTGTATTTCCCAAAGACACGGGCGTGATATAGGTCCCCAATTGTGCCGTTTAGTACGGCGCGCCGAATCTTTCGATTGTTCGGAAAGTGGCGCATAAAGTAGCAGAATTGGAGTGTTTTCTCGGTTTCCTGCGCCGCCGCCTCCATCTCTAAAATTTCGGGCGCACGGATGGCGTGCGGTTTTTGCACTAAGACATGTTTACCCGCGTTGAGCGTATCCAGCACCTGCTGCAGCCTACCATCAGGAGAAGTCGCGAGGTAAACGGCTTCAACAGCAGGATTCTCAAGGAGTTCGTGATAGTCCGCATAACGGTGTGGCACAGCGTTGTCATCGCCTGCCTGTGCCCGACGGGTTGCGTCGCGCTCCGCGATGGCGATAACGTTGAGGTGAGAGGTTGCATTCGCAGCCTCAATAGCACGGCAGCCTGCCCATCCACACCCAACAACTCCGAGTTGCGTAATTTGATTGGTCATAAGTGTTGCCTCCGACGCTTCTATGGAAAAGTAGAAAGAAATTTTGTCTAAAACATATTGGGTAATTCTGCAATGCTATTAAGCACCCATGTCGGTTCCGCGACGGGGTTTTCCAATTGACTGGATTTAAACTTTCCAGTCTTCACAAGGATATTCTGCATCCCCATTCCCTGCGCCCCAACGATGTCGGAAGTGATGTCGTCGCCTATCACAACTGCTTCACTTGGAGAAAGTTGAAGACTCTCAAGTGCGATTTTGAAAAACGTCTCACTCGGTTTGCCCATGACTGTGGCAGTTTTACTTGCGGCTGCCTCCAGAAGGGTCACGAACGCACCACAATCCAAGAACATTCCGTCAGCAGAAAACCAATAGAGGTTTTTCTGCAACGCTATCAGCTCGGCACCATTCATTAAAAGGCGAAAAGCGTGGTTTAAAGCGTGAAAATCAAACCCTTCGCCGTAGTCTCCGACGACGACAAAATCGGGAGCATCGTCATCTATCGGTATCTCCTTGAAAAACGTTTTGACGGCATCATCGACCATGAAGTGACAACTTGCCCCAGGCTGCGAGCGTAAGTATTGGAGACAGGCGTAAGTCGCATTGAAGATTTCATCTTCGTAGATGTCAAAGCCGAGTGTTTGCATCTGCGCGTGAAGCATCTTCGGAGTTTTAGCAGTTGTATTCGTCAAGAACCGGAGTTGGTACGCCTCCTGACGTAGGTAGTTAATAACTTCGATTGCGCCGGGGCAAGGTTCGTCTTTAAAATAGAGCGTTCCATCCATGTCAATTAAAAAAGCCTTCGGGCGCGTTGGTGATATTTTCTGCATTGTCCCCTCGTGTGCTACGGTTCCACAACTTTGTAGTGTTCAACCTGCCCGCCGGTAATTGTCTGGATTGCGAGGCTTTTGACGGGGTGGCGGTTTTCATCGTAATGCGAAATGGTTGTCGCGCCTTTGTAACCCTTGACTGCAGCGAATGCATCGCGAACTGCAACCGGATCAAGCGAACCCGCGGTCTCTATTGCGCGTGCTAAGAGTCGCATCGCATCGTAGCCCGACGCGGCGATGCCATCCGGTGGACTTCCGAAGAGTGCAGTGTAATCACTCACGAATTCCTGCACATCCGCGTCCTGTGTCGCAACCGAGAAATTGGTCGGATAATAACTGCCATCCAACACACTGTTATCGTCTAAGATGCTGAGAAATCGTTCCCTATCATCCCACGCGCTGCCACCGAGGAAGGTCCCTGTAATACCAATTTGCCGTGCTGCATTTATCAACGATGGCACTTCCGGTTGAAAACCGGGACAGAAAATAACATCAGGCGTTGCCTCGTGAATTTCTGTGAGCAGTGTGGTGAAGTTGGTATCGCCTACGGTATAGGCACCATTGTAAACGATTTCTCCACCATTTGCCTGAAAAGCCGCCTCGAACGCCGCTACGAGATCAATCGTATAGTCATCGTCTTCCTCGATAATCGTTGCTGCCGTTTTTGCGCCAAGCTCATTCGGGTTCATTGCGAAACCCGCCATCACTTTTCCTTGAAATGGGTTCGGCACCGTAATGAGAAAGACATAATCTCCGACTGCTGGCACGTCTGAACCACTGGAACCCGGAAGCATAAGTCGCTGTGCCTGTTGCGCGATCGGACCGACTTTTACGGAATTGCTGGAGTAAACGGGACCCAGGAGAGCAAAGACATCTTCCATTTCAATGAGTTCTTTTGCGGCAGTAACGCTGGCTTCTGGTGTCGGCGGTTCACTCGCCACGGGTTGATTATCTCGACTGATAAACGCTATTTCCATACCGAGCGCGCCACCCTTTTCATTAATTTGGACGCGAGCGGTTTCAGCCCCTTGGCTAAAGGTCGTAAAGGTATTGGTGGGTTGGATCACACCGATTTTTAATGTCGCCTCCGTCGGCGGAGCAGGGATATCGGGTTGAACCATCTCACTTACGCGTTCACAACCTGTCAGTGCTGTGAGTAGAATAACCGAAATTAAGATAAAAATTCTCATAGACATAATACAAATTTCTCCTTTGATGAAAATGCTTGAAAAATATTTGAGTTTGTGGTAACTTTATTACCGAATATCCTAAAACTTCGTGAAAACAGTAACACATCCGACCAATTTTGTCAAGTTTAGAAATATATCCTTTTGAGAGCGTAAGCAAAAGCGCGTAGCCTGCAACAACGGCGCAGGCGACTCTACCGCGAAAACCGTCAATATCCAAATTGCCGTTATTGCTCCGCAAGGAAAAATTAAAAAATGGAACTCGGTTTTTTCACAATGCCTTTGCATCCACCCGGCAGCGACACGACTAAGACATTAGACGACGATCTTGAGCAGATGATAGTCCTCGATGAACTGGGCTACAAAGAGGCTTATGTCGGTGAGCATTTCACGTTTACATGGGAGAATATTCCATCTCCCGATCTTTTTATTGCAAAAGCGGCTGCGATGACAGAGAACATTATTTTCGGTACGGGGATTACCTGTATGCCGATTCACAATCCCGCCGTTGTTGCGCATCGCATCGCGCAACTGGACCATCAAACGCACGGACGTTTCCATTGGGGCGTCGGTTCGAGTTCGACACCGAGCGATGCGGAGATGTTTATGGCTGGCGAAGACAGGCGTAGATCAACACGCGAGGGGATTGATGCTGTCCTGAAAATCTGGACGGACCCGGAACCCGGACATTACAAGACCGATTTCTGGGAATTTAAGATCCCTGAGTACCGTCCGAATATTGTGAGTGTCCACATGAAGCCTTATCAGAAACCGCATCCGCCCATTGCGCTGGCAGGGTCTTCCGCAAGATCGGACACGCTAATCTTCGCGGGTGAGCGCGGTTGGATTCCGATGAGTATTAACTTAGCGCATGTGCCTACGATTAAAACACACTGGGACGCGGTGGAAGAGGGTGCCGAAAAGACGGGCTTATCGCCATCTCGCTCAACGTGGCGTATTGCCCGTGAGGTTTACGTTGCGGATACCACTGAACAGGCGCGTAAAGAGGCTATCGAAGGCACGCTTGGACGTGATTTCAGGGATTATTGGTTTAAGTTATTTAGCCCGGGAAACTTCAAACCGGATCCAAATATGGACGAGGCGGACATGACCCTCGAACATCTGTTAGATACCTTGTGGATCGTTGGAAGTCCGGATCACGTGGCAAACCGGTTACGTGAACTTTACGATGAAGTCGGCGGTTTTGGTGTCTTACTTGCTATGGGACATGAATGGGATCCCAAAGAGCAGTGGTTGAACTCAATGACACTCCTCAAGAACGAAGTGATGCCGCAACTCACAGATTTGACATAGTAGCAGGCACGCGCCGCGTGCCGTTGCCCTTACAACTTGTGGTGGACAGAAATCAGGAGGCATCTTATGCATACCCTCAGGGCAGGTGCAGCTGAGACTGTGATTACCTCCATCAAGGATAGACCCGACGTTTACGCTGAACTGTATGCACGCGCGTTGGTGATTGCCGATAGCGAAAAACAACTCGCTATTGTGACAGCCGACTACGGGCAGTTTCCACTCCAATATAATAGCGTGCTGCTCGATGCAATCCACGAAGCCACAGGCATACC
Above is a window of Candidatus Poribacteria bacterium DNA encoding:
- a CDS encoding Gfo/Idh/MocA family oxidoreductase, whose translation is MTNQITQLGVVGCGWAGCRAIEAANATSHLNVIAIAERDATRRAQAGDDNAVPHRYADYHELLENPAVEAVYLATSPDGRLQQVLDTLNAGKHVLVQKPHAIRAPEILEMEAAAQETEKTLQFCYFMRHFPNNRKIRRAVLNGTIGDLYHARVFGKYNFIPDFDENSRWLHVYGQKGGSLGQHYSHELNLTWWWMGCPKPEWAFAAKHVLYPQYDGPEGAAEDYFTGLLGCEGGKTIQIDCSRMSHSDSGSVVELYGTTGAITNGGISRFKDGEFIREAIDEPLEIDHGELPEEVHVFYYELNHFGMAIASEVVPDVSAPDAYVFMQILDALYDSAKSGEKVYISS
- a CDS encoding TIGR01458 family HAD-type hydrolase; the protein is MQKISPTRPKAFLIDMDGTLYFKDEPCPGAIEVINYLRQEAYQLRFLTNTTAKTPKMLHAQMQTLGFDIYEDEIFNATYACLQYLRSQPGASCHFMVDDAVKTFFKEIPIDDDAPDFVVVGDYGEGFDFHALNHAFRLLMNGAELIALQKNLYWFSADGMFLDCGAFVTLLEAAASKTATVMGKPSETFFKIALESLQLSPSEAVVIGDDITSDIVGAQGMGMQNILVKTGKFKSSQLENPVAEPTWVLNSIAELPNMF
- a CDS encoding ABC transporter substrate-binding protein; the protein is MSMRIFILISVILLTALTGCERVSEMVQPDIPAPPTEATLKIGVIQPTNTFTTFSQGAETARVQINEKGGALGMEIAFISRDNQPVASEPPTPEASVTAAKELIEMEDVFALLGPVYSSNSVKVGPIAQQAQRLMLPGSSGSDVPAVGDYVFLITVPNPFQGKVMAGFAMNPNELGAKTAATIIEEDDDYTIDLVAAFEAAFQANGGEIVYNGAYTVGDTNFTTLLTEIHEATPDVIFCPGFQPEVPSLINAARQIGITGTFLGGSAWDDRERFLSILDDNSVLDGSYYPTNFSVATQDADVQEFVSDYTALFGSPPDGIAASGYDAMRLLARAIETAGSLDPVAVRDAFAAVKGYKGATTISHYDENRHPVKSLAIQTITGGQVEHYKVVEP
- a CDS encoding LLM class flavin-dependent oxidoreductase yields the protein MELGFFTMPLHPPGSDTTKTLDDDLEQMIVLDELGYKEAYVGEHFTFTWENIPSPDLFIAKAAAMTENIIFGTGITCMPIHNPAVVAHRIAQLDHQTHGRFHWGVGSSSTPSDAEMFMAGEDRRRSTREGIDAVLKIWTDPEPGHYKTDFWEFKIPEYRPNIVSVHMKPYQKPHPPIALAGSSARSDTLIFAGERGWIPMSINLAHVPTIKTHWDAVEEGAEKTGLSPSRSTWRIAREVYVADTTEQARKEAIEGTLGRDFRDYWFKLFSPGNFKPDPNMDEADMTLEHLLDTLWIVGSPDHVANRLRELYDEVGGFGVLLAMGHEWDPKEQWLNSMTLLKNEVMPQLTDLT